The sequence CAATCTTTCTTGGGTATTTACAAGGGCCTGTTCTTGAATATCAAAGGCATAGACCTGGCCTGCTAGTTTGGCTAAAAAGGCCGTATCATGTCCATTTCCCATGGTGGCATCTACCACGACATCTTCTTTGGTGATGACTTCTGCTAAAAATTGATGGGCCATTTCAAGTGGTCGAAGCATTGGCACTCTCCTTTTCTTCTAGCTTACATCCTTGAGTACTTCCACGACGACGCATTTCAGTTTCAATAGCGTTTAAGACTTCCCATTTGTTGAGGCTCCACATAGGGCCAATCAACATATCCCGTGGTGCGTCTCCTGTAATCCGGTGGATGACGATATGTTTGGGGATAATTTCTAACTGGTCACAGATGACCTTGACATATTCTTCCTGGCTCATGAGTTGGAGTCGTCCTTCATGATAGTCTCGTTGCATCCGTGTATTGGTCATCAAATGCAAGAGATGCAACTTGATACCATCAATTTCATTATCGGTCACACAACGGCGAACATTTTCTACCATCATCTCATGCGTTTCCCCCGGAAGGCCATTGATCAAATGGGACACGATCTCAGCCTTCGGCACCTGTTTGCGAATCCGCTTGACTGTTTCAACATAGAGGTCATAACTATGGGCCCGATTGATTAATTGAGACGTCGCTTCATAAGTCGTCTGAAGCCCCAACTCAATCGTCACATGCATGCGATCGGTCAGCTCTGCTAGATAGGCCAAGGTATCATCTGGTAAACAATCCGGACGCGTACCGATGTTGATTCCTACTACTCCTGGTTCATTGATGGCCTGCTCATAACGCTCTCGAATGACGTCCACCTTATCGTGGGTATTGGTGAAATTTTGAAAATAGACCAGATACTTCTTCACATCCGGCCATTTCCGATGCATAAAGTCAATCTCTTTGTAAAATTGTTCTCGAATCGGAGCTTCTGGGGCCACAATGGCATCTCCTGAACCCGAGACCGTACAAAAAGTACAGCCACCGTGGGCGACTGTTCCGTCACGATTAGGACAATCAAAGCCTGCATCAATAGGGACTTTAAAGGTCTTTTCTCCAAATAAGGTTCGATAATAATCATTCAAGGTATTGTAGGATTTCATACCCTTCATTATAGCAAAAAAAGAGTCGAACTCAAAACACGAGTCCAACTCCTAGTTGTTAGTTATTTTTGCTTCCCTGTAAAGCGCCATTGAAACCGCAAGCGATCGTACAAGGGGTACTCAAATTGCAAGACAGCAAAGCCCAAAATCATACTGCCGAGAACGTCTGAAGGATAGTGGACCCCGACATAAATACGGGAGACCACAATGGTCACAATTCCCATAACCAGCAAACCTTGAAGACAATAGCGGGCTGTTTTATGTTTTACATGCTGGCCGATCATGAGGATCAAGCTTCCCAAAACAAGGGTAGACGCCAGTGAATGACCACTTGGAAAAGAAAAGCCTTTTTCCTCTACTAGATGAAGAATACTTGGTCTCGGTCTCTGGTAGATATTCTTTAGAAGAAGAACCAAAAGACCAGTCAATACCAGATTGCTCCCCAGAAAGAGGGCTTCGCTGTACCATTTCTTACAGGCAAAGACAGCTAGCAAAAGACCCACCCAGATGACAATGATCTTGGTATCCATGACATGGGTTACCTTGGTAAAGAAGGCTGTCAGTGGTGCAGGCAGATCGCCTCGAATAGTAGATTGAAGCGCGCTATCAAAACCAGTTAATTGTTGCGGGTAGAAACGAATCACATACCCGAGAATGACAAAAATGAGAAGGGCGAAGCTTGCCTTCGCCCAATGTTGTTGTTTATTTTTCATATTTTTTTCAAAATCGGTTGCAAAAGAGTGTAGATCAATCCAAATGCGATGGCCCAAATCACTCCTTCGATCAGGTTAAATGGTGCAACCATTGCGGCTAAATAGTGGACAAGCCCTAGTGTTTTCGAAATATCATAGTTCATAAAGCGAGCATACAAAGGGATTGCATAGACATAGTTCACCAATACCATCGTGATACTCAAGCTGATCGTTCCAATAATCGTAGCTAGGACAAATCGGCCATGGGTCCGTTCCTTGTTCCAAATCCATGCAAAAGCAAGAACAAAAACAAGAACTCCAATGATATTGATTGGTAGTCCGATCAAGGTTTCAAGCCCCTTATTATTAAGAGCTAATTTAAGAACAGATCGGATCAAGGTCACCCAAACAGCACTTTTAAAATCCAACAAGACCAAAGCCAACAAAATGGCGATGATACTCAAATCAATTTTGAAGAAATCTATCAAGAAAGAAAATTGATAGAACATCAAAATAAAAGATAATGCGGATAAAACAGCCACTAGGGTCAGTTTACGTGTATTTGTCATAACAGGTTCCTCCAATTTTTTAAAAATTAGAGAAGCTGGAAAGACGTCTACCCCATCATTCTACTCTAAACTATTTAAACAAAGCTTAAACTAGAGAACATTCTAGTCACTTTAGCTGGTCCCCATAGAAACACACCGCTAGTCAATCATAGCACCTAACGTTTTATTCCTATGCATCAGCTCTAAACAGATCAGAATAGCTGTCAGTCTATTCGTCTCTCGTCTTCTCCCATCCAGACTATACTGTCGGTTGTGGAGTCACACCACATCAGCTTGCGCTCGCGGACTTCTTTTAGAGTATGGAAATGGAGATTTTTCTTTTAAACGATACGACAAGCTGTAGGCATAACTTCTCGTTAAGCAAAGCTTAGCAACAAAGTATAAAAGAAAAAGAACATTTCCTAGTAAAAGTCACCGCCGGTCGGGAATCTCACCCTGCCCTGAAGACCTTTTTATGATAACAAAAAAAACCTGCCTAGGCAAGTTTTTGTAACGTTATGGATTACATGGTTCGGTTTTTAATTTTTCGTCCTTATTTGAGCTTGTCGTGCTCATAACGATGACTCAACTCCAGCCCCTTAAAGCCCTGCTGGCGAAGCGCCTCATAGACAATCATGCAGACGGTATTGGAGACATTTAAACTACGGACATGCTCATCATTCATCGGAATGCGAATGGCCTTCTCTTCGTACTGGCGCATAAAATCTTCCGGCAATCCTTTGTCCTCGCGTCCAAACAAGAAATAATGGGATTTCCCATCCTGATAAGAAACGTCCGAATAAGTCTGATTTGCAAACTTAGACACCAAGTGCACCTGACCGTCACGCGCTGCTTCCATAAACTCTTCTAAGCTATCATAGAAACGGACATCCAGCTTGTCCCAGTAATCGAGTCCTGCTCGCTTCATCTTGCGATCATCGATCGGAAAAGCCATGGGACGAATAATATGTAAGGGAGAATTGGTTGCCGCACAGGTCCGTGCAATATTGCCCGTATTTTGTGGAATCTGAGGTTGGAACAAGACGATGTGGTTTTGAGCTGCTGACTCTTGGTAGTCCAGTTCTTCAATATTCATACTCGATCTCTTTCTGATAAAAAAATAGCCACACTGCCCGGAGTCAAGCTCAGCAAACAGCGTGGTTACAGCTTCATTAACTTAACTCACAACAGGTTTGAGGTAAATCAACGAAGGTACTTTTTAAGTATATCACTTTTGAAGCTCCTGTCAATAGTTTTTTTAGATTTTTTTAAGAAACTTTATCAAAGTTTTCGATCCCTCCTCATTCTTCTATTTTGACAATTTTTCCCACTTGTTCTTAGCTTGGTAAGATTCCTCCAGAAAGTCCTTAAAATAGATGAATTTTTCTTGAAAATAGAGTATGATAGAAGCATACTCTGGAGGTAATCTATGAAAATTATTGTTGTTGGTGGAGGAAAGGTCGGAACGGCCCTTTGTCGTTCTCTCGTTGCTGAAAACCACGATGTTATTTTGATCGAAAAAGACGAATCCGTTCTCAACCATATCACCAAACGGTTTGATATCATTGGGATTTTAGGAAATGGCGCAAACTTCAAGGTCTTGGAGCAAGCAGATGTTGAAGACTGCGATATCTTCATTTCCATGACCGAGTACGACGAAGTGAATATGGTTTCTGCTGTTTTAGCTAAAAAAATGGGAGCCAAAGAAACCATCGTTCGGGTGCGGAATCCGGAATATTCCAATTCCTACTTCAAGGAAAAAAATATCTTGGGCTTCTCCCTGGTTGTCAATCCTGAATTGCTGACAGCTCGTTATATTGCTAATATCATTGACTTCCCAAATGCCCTTTCTGTGGAGCATTTTGCAAACGGCCGTGTTGCCTTGATGGAATTTAAGATCAAGCCAGATAGCAATCTCTGCGATATGAGCCTATCCCAATTCCGAAAGAAATACGGAAATGTCATTGTTTGTGCGATCGAGCGTGGCAATGAACTCACGATTCCAAATGGAGACTTTGTTTTGCAGCCCCAAGACAAGATTTTCGTGACAGGAAATAGGATCGAGATCGTTCTCTTCCACAACAATGTCCGACCTCAAGTCATTAAGAGCATGATGATGATTGGTGCCGGAAAAATTGCCTACTATCTGCTCAATATTCTCCAGGATGTGCGCCGCAAAATCGATCTCAAGGTCATCGAGGTCAATCGCGAACGAGCTGAATTCTTTAGCCAAGAATTCCCTGACCTCTATGTCGTCCATGGAGACGGAACCGCTAAAGACATTCTTTTAGAAGAGAGTGCCAATAATTTTGATGCTGTGGCTACTTTGACAGGGGTCGATGAAGAAAACATCATCACCTCCATGTTCTTGGATTCTGTCGGAGTCAAAAAGAACATTACCAAAGTCAACCGAACCAGTCTGTTGGAGATCATTGGCGATCAGGATATGACCAGTATTGTC comes from Streptococcus parasanguinis ATCC 15912 and encodes:
- the trkA gene encoding Trk system potassium transporter TrkA; amino-acid sequence: MKIIVVGGGKVGTALCRSLVAENHDVILIEKDESVLNHITKRFDIIGILGNGANFKVLEQADVEDCDIFISMTEYDEVNMVSAVLAKKMGAKETIVRVRNPEYSNSYFKEKNILGFSLVVNPELLTARYIANIIDFPNALSVEHFANGRVALMEFKIKPDSNLCDMSLSQFRKKYGNVIVCAIERGNELTIPNGDFVLQPQDKIFVTGNRIEIVLFHNNVRPQVIKSMMMIGAGKIAYYLLNILQDVRRKIDLKVIEVNRERAEFFSQEFPDLYVVHGDGTAKDILLEESANNFDAVATLTGVDEENIITSMFLDSVGVKKNITKVNRTSLLEIIGDQDMTSIVTPKRIAVDTIMHFIRGRYNAQFSNLEALHHVANGRIETLQFQIKEDNKLTQYPLSELKLKKGVLIAAIIRNGKAIFPNGDDRLMVGDRIIVTTLIQNVTKIYDLLER
- a CDS encoding ECF transporter S component: MTNTRKLTLVAVLSALSFILMFYQFSFLIDFFKIDLSIIAILLALVLLDFKSAVWVTLIRSVLKLALNNKGLETLIGLPINIIGVLVFVLAFAWIWNKERTHGRFVLATIIGTISLSITMVLVNYVYAIPLYARFMNYDISKTLGLVHYLAAMVAPFNLIEGVIWAIAFGLIYTLLQPILKKI
- the trmL gene encoding tRNA (uridine(34)/cytosine(34)/5-carboxymethylaminomethyluridine(34)-2'-O)-methyltransferase TrmL; translation: MNIEELDYQESAAQNHIVLFQPQIPQNTGNIARTCAATNSPLHIIRPMAFPIDDRKMKRAGLDYWDKLDVRFYDSLEEFMEAARDGQVHLVSKFANQTYSDVSYQDGKSHYFLFGREDKGLPEDFMRQYEEKAIRIPMNDEHVRSLNVSNTVCMIVYEALRQQGFKGLELSHRYEHDKLK
- a CDS encoding TIGR01212 family radical SAM protein (This family includes YhcC from E. coli K-12, an uncharacterized radical SAM protein.), translated to MKGMKSYNTLNDYYRTLFGEKTFKVPIDAGFDCPNRDGTVAHGGCTFCTVSGSGDAIVAPEAPIREQFYKEIDFMHRKWPDVKKYLVYFQNFTNTHDKVDVIRERYEQAINEPGVVGINIGTRPDCLPDDTLAYLAELTDRMHVTIELGLQTTYEATSQLINRAHSYDLYVETVKRIRKQVPKAEIVSHLINGLPGETHEMMVENVRRCVTDNEIDGIKLHLLHLMTNTRMQRDYHEGRLQLMSQEEYVKVICDQLEIIPKHIVIHRITGDAPRDMLIGPMWSLNKWEVLNAIETEMRRRGSTQGCKLEEKESANASTT
- a CDS encoding phosphatase PAP2 family protein gives rise to the protein MKNKQQHWAKASFALLIFVILGYVIRFYPQQLTGFDSALQSTIRGDLPAPLTAFFTKVTHVMDTKIIVIWVGLLLAVFACKKWYSEALFLGSNLVLTGLLVLLLKNIYQRPRPSILHLVEEKGFSFPSGHSLASTLVLGSLILMIGQHVKHKTARYCLQGLLVMGIVTIVVSRIYVGVHYPSDVLGSMILGFAVLQFEYPLYDRLRFQWRFTGKQK